Proteins encoded together in one Sander lucioperca isolate FBNREF2018 chromosome 17, SLUC_FBN_1.2, whole genome shotgun sequence window:
- the gba3 gene encoding cytosolic beta-glucosidase gives MFPREFAWGAATAAYQIEGGWQADGKGPNIWDIFCHEKGRVFEEHNGDVACNSYELWEKDLECIQQLGLTHYRLSLSWARLLPDGTTPHVNQKGVQYYNKVIDDLLACNVSPMVTLYHFDLPQALQDQGGWKSPDIATLFDSYAKFCFQTFGDRVKLWITINEPYVCAKFGHEDGIHAPGLKEPGTAAYLVGHNMLRAHAMAWHSYNSFYRTKQKGAVSLAINSDWHEPLHAGCTEDIAATERYFAFTLGWFAWPVFVTGDYPELMRSSIDAQSKKMGCSGSSRLPSFSKDEPAILGTADFFALNYYTSRKVKPGGGCGKMCMVCDQDAEVVLDPSWPICGVSWLAVVPHGLRKLLKYIKDTFNNPAVYITENGFSQVGPLQIEDVQRSGFYKDTILEVAKAIQEDEVNVRGYFAWSLLDNFEWADGFSVRFGLFHVDFADAKRSRTIYQSGREYAKIISKYKCGQSK, from the exons GAGGCTGGCAGGCAGATGGCAAGGGACCAAATATCTGGGACATATTTTGTCACGAGAAAGGCAGAGTGTTTGAGGAGCACAATGGAGACGTGGCCTGTAACAGCTACGAGCTGTGGGAGAAGGACCTGGAGTGCATCCAGCAGCTTGGACTGACGCACTatcgtctgtctctctcctgggCCCGCCTCCTGCCTGATGGCACCACACCACATGTCAATCAAAAAG GTGTACAGTACTACAACAAGGTGATTGATGATTTGCTGGCCTGCAATGTATCACCTATGGTCACACTTTACCACTTCGACTTGCCTCAAGCTCTCCAAGATCAGGGTGGCTGGAAATCACCAGATATAGCAACCCTGTTTGACAGCTATGCCAAGTTTTGTTTCCAAACATTTGGTGACCGCGTCAAGCTTTGGATCACTATCAACGAGCCCTATGTGTGCGCCAAATTTGGCCATGAAGACGGCATCCACGCCCCGGGGTTAAAAGAACCAGGCACCGCCGCCTACCTGGTGGGCCATAACATGCTGCGTGCCCACGCCATGGCCTGGCACAGCTACAACTCCTTCTACAGGACAAAGCAGAAGGGTGCAGTGTCTCTGGCCATCAACAGCGACTGGCATGAGCCGTTACACGCAGGTTGCACCGAGGATATCGCTGCCACGGAACGCTACTTTGCATTTACACTAGGGTGGTTTGCCTGGCCTGTGTTTGTTACTGGAGATTATCCAGAATTAATGAGATCTTCCATCGACGCTCAAAGTAAGAAGATGGGATGCAGTGGCAGCTCAAGACTGCCTAGTTTCTCAAAAGACGAACCTGCCATTTTGGGCACAGCAGACTTCTTTGCGTTGAACTACTATACGTCTCGTAAAGTCAAACCTGGGGGAGGTTGTGGAAAGATGTGTATGGTGTGCGACCAAGATGCAGAAGTAGTTCTGGATCCATCCTGGCCTATTTGTGGTGTGTCATGGCTCGCTGTAGTGCCCCATGGCTTAAGGAAACTTCTCAAGTACATCAAG GACACTTTCAACAACCCAGCAGTCTACATTACAGAGAATGGCTTCTCTCAGGTGGGGCCGCTGCAGATTGAGGACGTCCAGCGCTCAGGGTTTTACAAGGACACCATCTTGGAAGTGGCTAAAG ctaTACAGGAAGATGAGGTCAACGTCCGTGGATATTTCGCATGGTCACTGTTGGACAACTTTGAATGGGCTGATGGATTCAGTGTTCGCTTTGGATTGTTCCATGTGGACTTTGCGGACGCAAAGCGAAGCCGAACCATATACCAGTCTGGACGGGAGTATGCAAAGATTATC